A stretch of Triticum aestivum cultivar Chinese Spring chromosome 1D, IWGSC CS RefSeq v2.1, whole genome shotgun sequence DNA encodes these proteins:
- the LOC123156771 gene encoding wall-associated receptor kinase 2 — MQHYMWTALIFQLLLAAATTAATTAVTDGCPPSCGGVDIPYPFGIGAGCFRKGFEIECAKGGPVLAGTPLRVVKLSLDPDESQVLLPIGSQCFNTSSPAETNDIMYGQTMMNEHGVYRISDTHNMLVVVGCNTVGYIASKETVGGGEDYAYNIGCMSYCNNSESAQNGHCKGVGCCHVDIPPGLTDNYFDFDSEYNHSAMMNFSSCDYAFLVDRNNYTFHRSDLKMDRSRTSLVWLDWAIRGSADISGDEILSCKQAAMTGQYACVSAHSDCVDSTNGPGYNCKCSSGYQGDAYLPNGCTNINECANPANYPCYGVCRDTEGGYGCYCPVGYRSHDPQTERCTQKFPLAAQISVGAIGGILVLAFLAFFFVLRKEKQKAKDFYRKNGGLTLEKARTIKIYTREDLKPILKSSNLIGKGFFGEVYKGVVDGFIVAVKKPNDSNVLAKEQFPNEVTILSQVSHKNIVRLLGCCLEVDNPMLVYEFISKGSLEDNLHIANNKEPLNLDVRLSILEDSAHGLAYMHSQTHNTILHGDVKPANILLDENFSAKIADFGISRLIAKGKEHTASVIGDMSYMDPVYLQTGRLTDRSDVYSFGVVILELISRKRATHSENNSLVRSFLECCQNGESLTELYDKEIASSGDLEFLNKLLEIALECLNLDADQRPSMTDVAGRLLMLHRSRNP; from the exons ATGCAGCATTATATGTGGACGGCATTGATCTTCCAGCTGCTCCTTGCGGCAGCTACAACAGCAGCTACCACCGCGGTGACTGATGGGTGTCCGCCGAGCTGCGGCGGCGTGGACATCCCCTACCCCTTCGGCATCGGCGCTGGCTGCTTCCGCAAGGGCTTCGAGATCGAGTGTGCCAAGGGCGGCCCTGTGCTCGCCGGCACGCCCCTCCGGGTGGTGAAGCTGTCGCTGGATCCAGACGAGTCGCAGGTATTGCTTCCCATCGGGTCGCAGTGCTTCAACACCTCCAGTCCAGCTGAAACCAACGACATCATGTATGGACAGACGATGATGAACGAGCACGGCGTGTACCGCATCTCCGACACGCACAACATGCTCGTCGTCGTCGGCTGCAACACCGTCGGCTACATCGCCAGCAAGGAGACCGTTGGGGGCGGCGAGGACTACGCCTACAACATCGGGTGCATGTCCTACTGCAACAACTCGGAGAGCGCACAGAACGGCCACTGCAAAGGCGTCGGGTGCTGCCACGTCGACATCCCGCCGGGGCTCACCGACAACTActtcgacttcgactccgaatacaACCACTCCGCCATGATGAATTTCAGCTCGTGCGACTACGCCTTCCTCGTCGACAGGAACAACTACACCTTCCACCGGTCCGATCTCAAGATGGACAGAAGCCGGACCTCGCTAGTGTGGCTCGACTGGGCCATTCGCGGCTCTGCCGATATCTCCGGCGACGAAATACTATCGTGCAAACAAGCGGCCATGACGGGCCAGTACGCCTGCGTCAGCGCTCACAGCGACTGCGTCGACTCCACCAATGGGCCTGGCTACAACTGCAAGTGCTCCAGTGGCTACCAGGGCGACGCCTACTTGCCCAACGGATGCACCA ATATAAATGAATGTGCAAATCCAGCCAATTATCCTTGCTATGGTGTGTGCAGAGACACCGAAGGAGGGTACGGATGCTACTGTCCTGTAGGTTATCGTAGCCATGACCCACAAACTGAACGATGCACTCAAAAGTTCCCACTTGCAGCACAGATTTCCGTAG GTGCTATAGGTGGCATTCTTGTCTTGGCATTTCTTGCATTCTTTTTCGTTCTTCGCAAAGAGAAGCAGAAGGCCAAAGACTTTTACCGAAAGAATGGCGGTCTTACATTAGAGAAAGCTAGAACTATTAAGATTTACACAAGGGAAGATCTCAAACCTATTTTAAAGAGTAGCAATTTAATTGGTAAAGGTTTCTTTGGTGAAGTTTACAAGGGTGTTGTTGATGGATTTATAGTCGCAGTAAAGAAACCAAATGATAGTAATGTGCTGGCGAAGGAGCAATTTCCAAATGAAGTCACCATCCTGTCTCAAGTCAGCCACAAGAACATCGTAAGGCTTTTAGGTTGTTGCCTCGAAGTGGATAACCCCATGCTAGTCTATGAGTTCATCTCCAAAGGAAGCTTGGAGGACAATCTTCATATAGCTAACAACAAGGAGCCTCTCAACTTGGATGTACGTCTAAGTATTCTTGAAGACTCAGCACATGGTCTAGCTTATATGCACTCACAAACCCATAACACAATCCTGCATGGTGATGTTAAACCAGCAAACATACTCTTGGATGAGAACTTTTCCGCGAAGATCGCGGATTTTGGCATATCAAGGTTGATTGCAAAAGGCAAGGAACACACTGCAAGTGTCATTGGTGACATGTCTTATATGGATCCAGTGTACCTACAAACAGGTCGATTGACCGACAGAAGTGATGTCTACAGTTTTGGGGTTGTCATCTTAGAGCTCATTAGCAGGAAGAGGGCCACTCATTCTGAAAATAATAGCCTAGTGAGGAGCTTCCTAGAGTGTTGCCAAAATGGGGAGAGCTTGACTGAGCTCTATGATAAGGAAATTGCATCGTCAGGAGATTTGGAATTTCTTAACAAGTTGCTTGAGATTGCTCTTGAGTGTCTTAACCTTGATGCAGATCAAAGACCATCAATGACAGATGTTGCAGGGCGCCTTCTCATGCTGCATAGGTCCCGTAACCCTTAG